One window of the Diospyros lotus cultivar Yz01 chromosome 12, ASM1463336v1, whole genome shotgun sequence genome contains the following:
- the LOC127787072 gene encoding uncharacterized protein LOC127787072 isoform X1 — protein MMHIQLLQCPIPNHLAFLGPGFPPSLLQKGGHGRWPIPYNRGMAGLGRSRRRIIICCGGMGFLGLVDPWAPTVGIESQSIASQLFAFSLFPYIGFLYFITKSNSAPKLTLFGFYFLLAFVGATIPAGIYAKVHYGTSLSNVDWLHGGAESLLTLTNLFIVIGLRQALRIRKTSQENDAPNSNSSTKQPSTLEPEQD, from the exons ATGATGCATATACAGCTTTTGCAGTGCCCGATTCCGAACCACCTCGCCTTTCTGGGCCCGGGATTTCCTCCTTCTCTGCTGCAAAAAGGCGGCCATGGGCGGTGGCCAATACCTTACAACAGGGGAATGGCAGGACTGGGCCGTTCGAGGAGGAGGATCATCATCTGTTGCGGGGGAATGGGATTCTTGGGGCTTGTTGATCCCTGGGCTCCTACCGTTGGCATCGAGTCACAGAGCATAGCTTCGCAGCTCTTCGCTTTCTCGCTCTTTCCTTACATTGGTTTCCTGTACTTCATCACCAAATCCAATTCTGCTCCAAAGCTCACTCTCTTTGGCTTCTACTTCTTGCTTGCTTTTGTTGGGGCTACAA TCCCTGCTGGAATATATG CAAAGGTCCATTACGGGACATCGTTGTCTAATGTGGATTGGTTGCATGGCGGGGCTGAGTCGCTGCTAACTCTCACCAATCTATTCATAGTGATAGGGCTCAGACAAGCTCTTCGGATTAGGAAAACAAGCCAGGAAAATGATGCACCCAATTCCAATTCCTCCACCAAGCAACCTTCCACCCTTGAACCTGAACAAGACTAG
- the LOC127787072 gene encoding uncharacterized protein LOC127787072 isoform X2, whose amino-acid sequence MMHIQLLQCPIPNHLAFLGPGFPPSLLQKGGHGRWPIPYNRGMAGLGRSRRRIIICCGGMGFLGLVDPWAPTVGIESQSIASQLFAFSLFPYIGFLYFITKSNSAPKLTLFGFYFLLAFVGATTKVHYGTSLSNVDWLHGGAESLLTLTNLFIVIGLRQALRIRKTSQENDAPNSNSSTKQPSTLEPEQD is encoded by the exons ATGATGCATATACAGCTTTTGCAGTGCCCGATTCCGAACCACCTCGCCTTTCTGGGCCCGGGATTTCCTCCTTCTCTGCTGCAAAAAGGCGGCCATGGGCGGTGGCCAATACCTTACAACAGGGGAATGGCAGGACTGGGCCGTTCGAGGAGGAGGATCATCATCTGTTGCGGGGGAATGGGATTCTTGGGGCTTGTTGATCCCTGGGCTCCTACCGTTGGCATCGAGTCACAGAGCATAGCTTCGCAGCTCTTCGCTTTCTCGCTCTTTCCTTACATTGGTTTCCTGTACTTCATCACCAAATCCAATTCTGCTCCAAAGCTCACTCTCTTTGGCTTCTACTTCTTGCTTGCTTTTGTTGGGGCTACAA CAAAGGTCCATTACGGGACATCGTTGTCTAATGTGGATTGGTTGCATGGCGGGGCTGAGTCGCTGCTAACTCTCACCAATCTATTCATAGTGATAGGGCTCAGACAAGCTCTTCGGATTAGGAAAACAAGCCAGGAAAATGATGCACCCAATTCCAATTCCTCCACCAAGCAACCTTCCACCCTTGAACCTGAACAAGACTAG
- the LOC127787072 gene encoding uncharacterized protein LOC127787072 isoform X4 has protein sequence MMHIQLLQCPIPNHLAFLGPGFPPSLLQKGGHGRWPIPYNRGMAGLGRSRRRIIICCGGMGFLGLVDPWAPTVGIESQSIASQLFAFSLFPYIGFLYFITKSNSAPKLTLFGFYFLLAFVGATIQAVFIFLFEIQAWLQPHRNKTGSIDDSGSSDKDVVGGFTYLDPQFSLQQIGF, from the exons ATGATGCATATACAGCTTTTGCAGTGCCCGATTCCGAACCACCTCGCCTTTCTGGGCCCGGGATTTCCTCCTTCTCTGCTGCAAAAAGGCGGCCATGGGCGGTGGCCAATACCTTACAACAGGGGAATGGCAGGACTGGGCCGTTCGAGGAGGAGGATCATCATCTGTTGCGGGGGAATGGGATTCTTGGGGCTTGTTGATCCCTGGGCTCCTACCGTTGGCATCGAGTCACAGAGCATAGCTTCGCAGCTCTTCGCTTTCTCGCTCTTTCCTTACATTGGTTTCCTGTACTTCATCACCAAATCCAATTCTGCTCCAAAGCTCACTCTCTTTGGCTTCTACTTCTTGCTTGCTTTTGTTGGGGCTACAA TTCAGGCAGTCTTCATCTTCTTATTTGAAATCCAAGCATGGCTCCAGCCCCACCGCAACAAAACCGGTTCAATCGATGACAGTGGCTCCTCTGACAAGGATGTCGTTGGAGGTTTCACATATCTTG ATCCTCAATTTTCACTCCAACAAATTGGGTTCTGA
- the LOC127787072 gene encoding uncharacterized protein LOC127787072 isoform X3, producing the protein MMHIQLLQCPIPNHLAFLGPGFPPSLLQKGGHGRWPIPYNRGMAGLGRSRRRIIICCGGMGFLGLVDPWAPTVGIESQSIASQLFAFSLFPYIGFLYFITKSNSAPKLTLFGFYFLLAFVGATIQAVFIFLFEIQAWLQPHRNKTGSIDDSGSSDKDVVGGFTYLGKNKSIAGEESSRRDG; encoded by the exons ATGATGCATATACAGCTTTTGCAGTGCCCGATTCCGAACCACCTCGCCTTTCTGGGCCCGGGATTTCCTCCTTCTCTGCTGCAAAAAGGCGGCCATGGGCGGTGGCCAATACCTTACAACAGGGGAATGGCAGGACTGGGCCGTTCGAGGAGGAGGATCATCATCTGTTGCGGGGGAATGGGATTCTTGGGGCTTGTTGATCCCTGGGCTCCTACCGTTGGCATCGAGTCACAGAGCATAGCTTCGCAGCTCTTCGCTTTCTCGCTCTTTCCTTACATTGGTTTCCTGTACTTCATCACCAAATCCAATTCTGCTCCAAAGCTCACTCTCTTTGGCTTCTACTTCTTGCTTGCTTTTGTTGGGGCTACAA TTCAGGCAGTCTTCATCTTCTTATTTGAAATCCAAGCATGGCTCCAGCCCCACCGCAACAAAACCGGTTCAATCGATGACAGTGGCTCCTCTGACAAGGATGTCGTTGGAGGTTTCACATATCTTG GTAAAAATAAGAGTATAGCTGGCGAGGAGTCAAGCAGAAGGGACGGGTAG